The following are encoded in a window of Apis mellifera strain DH4 linkage group LG10, Amel_HAv3.1, whole genome shotgun sequence genomic DNA:
- the LOC724626 gene encoding uncharacterized protein LOC724626, with protein sequence MLRKLLSKSGRRLLRAIKKLSTKSRKAKKSRNLSSWHSTIPEYETESLSWSLLSLDTKSIDTFTTYVADNSEDSVSMCCYCDEYEENQRNENIENEMMI encoded by the exons AtgttgagaaaattattaagcaaATCTGGTCGCAGACTCCTCAGG GCTATCAAGAAATTATCGACGAAAAGTCGGAAAGCGAAAAAGTCACGAAATTTGAGTTCTTGGCACTCGACCATACCGGAATACGAAACGGAATCTCTTTCATGGTCTTTATTATCTCTGGATACAAAAAGTATCGATACGTTCACAACTTACGTTGCCGATAATTCTGAAGACAGCGTTTCGATGTGTTGTTATTGCGACGAATACGAAGAGAATCAACGGAACGAAAACATAGAAAACGAAATGATGATCTAA
- the LOC100577102 gene encoding putative uncharacterized protein DDB_G0287457 — MAKRKSLNRRSSRYSSTILNSNSDISSDEYTSTDWWKNLEDNTIRPSTASNILNQTSRQLDSNSQIKTSQVTDGWWKALEVTNISNSSKVNENIITKESSNNVLTSESEEESKIVRRKYFLRSKIRTSKDNIFLDALNNSITTSELTQKTGKESSINKSALSNKTDLNAEQSNEMQVSNLSDNLNTNDILKMKPSIFKKNNKNQNNNIFVNVLKKNQLESPLKRKSSDNEDRAQISTTEYLVPVATETSEFNEILQNQISLSFNNEHNFSHFPIPKAQSTILEGSSSLHNNDKESNNSDTNSEVLKPKSKLLTRHNKNVKENLFENIFEKQETSNKIKSSESTVVDDAERILNSSGISEAITDKSNVSNNISDTNHNLSKVRKSKSKFLKKLRKNQKRNLFQDIFEKNEDTSTSTLKHSLHLSEEENLYSSKQDKNKQIVNKQESELIDFRLRMSDEDDNINVVNISTKSTESEESVDKSKTKNVEDISKRQSKNLHNSEREIEDISKNKNLNKNIKKQLSLVKKATKIDSSENKSIRRSSRLHKLQDPSISSPVSRIEQEEVKNTTRRISRSSNRIQKVDKIGENVIEDGEDMTKSNNPNKLQKKSMHLKKQNESFDEIFNKSDSKDTTSEINIGTEKNHQNEALNKSEDLVSSVIRKNINDTSKEQRNSSKLQKKSMDTYSKRQSKIFDESDLSNTSEIELEKIETKSIKVTTANASFLLDDEKEKTEENHDEILNKSTDLISSVIGTYVEDNNISKKQGNDRSNKSQEKESVDAYSKTQNKIFDESDLSITFEIESDEIEKKSTRKTSITNTSSLSDNEKQKSMEKNRNEESDKSKNLMSTTIKKHIEDKNILQKEQESNRLSKLQNESMDTHLKRQSKIFNEPNLSTASESKEIENKSTKRGSIANALFLSDSKKQKVKENDKVANKSFMIRSRTDKDSNVSKGQKSIRNFLTPKDALPASQILCDEEKMKEIRRELEKVKEKEMASMGTNRVKFEEKSFFQGRKKEVGRGKKLQKQDRSTKQIHRAFLVNGQKYKPPRLPRPQPWITDRLYKYLWKHMESRFKLETRLVSEKFIHQLSNVTKFIMKCKSYLDYENELYALMKEMARLGIISTRNDFYHFCQDFFLYELRVKIVPMILPGNKRNIPYDANKLNEPLLDS, encoded by the exons atggcgAAAAGAAAGAGTTTAAACAGACGTTCATCCAGATATAGttctacaattttaaattctaattctgaTATTTCGAGTGATG aatatacttCTACTGATTggtggaaaaatttggaagataATACAATCCGACCCTCCACagcttcaaatatattaaatcaaacaaGTCGTCAATTAGATTCTAACTCTCAAATAAAAACAAGTCAGGTTACAGATGGATGGTGGAAAGCACTTGAAgttacaaatatatcaaattcctcaaaagtaaatgaaaatattataactaaaG aatcaaGTAACAATGTATTAACATCAGAATCTGAAGAAGAatcaaaaattgtaagaagaaagtattttttacGTTCAAAAATAAGGACAagcaaagataatatttttttagatgctttaaataattctataactaCATCTGAACTTACACAAAAAACTGGAAAAGAAAGTTCAATAAACAAATCTGCATTGAGTAATAAAACAGATCTTAATGCTGAACAATCAAATGAAATGCAAGTAAGTAATTTGAGTGATAATCTAAAcactaatgatattttaaagatgaaGCCtagtatttttaagaaaaataacaaaaatcaaaataacaatatatttgttaatgtattaaaaaaaaatcaattagaatcaccattgaaaagaaaatcttctGATAACGAAGATCGAGCACAAATATCAACAACGGAATATTTAGTTCCTGTAGCAACTGAAACTtcagaatttaatgaaatactacaaaatcaaatttcattatcatttaataacgAACATAATTTCTCCCATTTCCCAATACCAAAAGCACAAAGTACAATACTTGAAGGTAGTAGTTCATtacataataatgataaagaaagTAACAATAGTGATACAAATTCTGAAGTACTCAAACCAAAATCTAAGTTATTAACACGCCATAATAAGAATGTAAAGGAAaatctatttgaaaatatatttgaaaagcaAGAAactagtaataaaataaaaagtagtgAAAGTACAGTGGTTGATGATGCAGAACGTATATTGAATTCATCAGGAATTTCTGAAGCGATAACTGATAAATCAaatgtatcaaataatatatcagaCACAAATCATAATCTTTCTAAAGTTCGTAAATcaaaatccaaatttttaaaaaaattaagaaaaaatcaaaaaagaaatctttttcaagacatatttgagaaaaatgaGGATACGTCAACATCCACATTAAAACATTCATTACATCTatcggaagaagaaaatttatattcatctaaacaagacaaaaataaacaaattgtaaataaacaagaaaGCGAATTAATAGATTTTCGTTTAAGAATGTCGGATGaagatgataatataaatgttgttAATATATCGACGAAATCTACAGAATCGGAAGAATCTGTTGATAAATCTAAAACCAAAAATGTAGAAGATATTTCTAAGAGACAATCTAAGAATTTACATAATTCAGAAAGAGAAATCgaagatatttcgaaaaacaagaatttgaataagaatataaagaaacaattatcTTTGGTAAAAAAAGCaacaaaaattgattcatctgaaaataaaagtatacgaAGAAGTAGTCGTTTACATAAATTGCAAGATCCTTCAATTTCTTCGCCTGTGAGTAGAATTGAACAAGAAGAAGTTAAAAATACAACGCGACGGATTTCTAGGAGTTCAAATAGAATACAAAAAGTAGATAAAATAGGAGAAAATGTAATTGAAGATGGAGAAGATATGACCAAAAGTAATAATCCAaacaaattgcaaaaaaaatcgatgcatttgaaaaaacaaaacgaaagtttcgacgaaattttcaacaaatcaGATTCAAAAGATACCActtctgaaattaatatagGAACAGAGAAAAATCACCAAAACGAAgcattaaataaatctgaagATTTAGTGTCATCGGTAatcagaaaaaatatcaatgatacTTCAAAAGAACAGAGAAATTCGAGTAAATTGCAAAAGAAATCAATGGATACGTATTCGAAGAGACAAAGCAAAATCTTTGATGAATCAGATTTGTCTAATACTTCTGAaattgaattggaaaaaattgaaacgaaatcgaTAAAAGTAACGACTGCAAACGCGTCATTCTTGCTCGatgatgagaaagaaaaaactgaGGAAAATCAtgacgaaatattaaataaatctacagATTTAATATCGTCGGTGATCGGAACTTATgtcgaagataataatatttcgaaaaaacaaGGAAACGATCGCTCGAATAAATCACAAGAGAAGGAATCGGTGGATGCGTATTCGAAGacacaaaacaaaattttcgatgAATCAGATTTATCTAttacttttgaaattgaatcagatgaaattgaaaaaaaatccacaAGAAAAACATCTATTACAAACACGTCATCCTTGTCTGATAATGAGAAGCAAAAATCAATGGAGAAAAATCGTAACGAAGAATcagataaatctaaaaatttaatgtcgACTACGATTAAAAAGCAcattgaagataaaaatattttacagaaagAACAGGAAAGCAATCGCTTAAGCAAATTGCAGAACGAATCAATGGATACGCATTTAAAGAGAcaaagcaaaatttttaatgaaccaAACTTATCTACTGCTTctgaatcgaaagaaattgaGAACAAATCGACAAAACGAGGATCCATTGCAAACGCGTTATTTTTGTCTGATAGTAAGAAGCAAAAAGTTAAGGAAAATGATAAGGTAgcgaataaaagttttatgatTCGATCTCGTACTGATAAAGATAGCAATGTTTCGAAAGGGCAGAAGAGCATTAGAAACTTTTTGACACCGAAAGATGCATTGCCAGCATCGCAGATTCTCTgcgatgaagaaaaaatgaaagaaataagacGAGAATTAGAAAAggtgaaggagaaggaaatggCTAGCATGGGAACGAATAGGGTGAAGTTTGAGGAAAAGTCATTTTtccaaggaagaaaaaaagaggttggaagagggaaaaaattgcaaaagcaAGATCGTTCAACGAAACAAATTCATAGAGCTTTCTTGGTCAATGGGCAGAAATATAAACCTCCTCGACTACCTCGACCTCAACCATGGATCACGGATcgtctttataaatatttgtggaAACACATGGAATCGAGATTTAAGTTGGAAACAAGATTggtttctgaaaaatttatacatcaaTTATCAAACGTAACGAAGTTCATTATGAAGTGTAAATCGTATTTAGACTATGAGAACGAATTGTACGCCTTAATGAAAGAAATGGCACGCCTCGGTATTATTTCTACACGGaacgatttttatcatttttgccAGGATTTCTTTCTGTATGAACTTCGTGTTAAAATAGTGCCAATGATATTACCAGGCAACAAGAGAAACATACCGTATGATGCAAATAAGTTAAACGAGCCTCTTCTCGActcttaa
- the LOC410172 gene encoding translocating chain-associated membrane protein 1-like 1, with amino-acid sequence MVAIKGRKNSNKNPPIFSHEFIIQNHGDIVSCVAMIFVTGLMIQATSPWAYTFIAIHHNITSDVEDPTMPMKYTTGWKDACAVFFSFLITIVMHAVFQDYIFDKVSKRLHLSKVKLAKFNESSQLVLFYILSIIWGIDIIIRENLLLNIISLWKEYPIPLSFSSKLFFIGQLAYWLHCYPELYFQRVKKEDIPPRIIQATIGFLSILAAYIFNFQQVGILLLVPHYIGDVMLHGARLIHFVGKKEKITKMAFLVANSTYIFVRVATLTIAMLVFLYGLSQMESVFDYAVGNFNIPIIRFTALSYIVIFQIYLSYIFISKQLKRARENVVPVQTTVKSKQKSKKKEGKKSMMSEDDDLPEVDQATKKNLRSRSSAKVK; translated from the exons ATGGTTGCAATAAAAGGtcgcaaaaattcaaataaaaatcctcCTATATTCAGTCatgaattcattattcaaaatcatgGAGATATTGTTTCTTGCGTGGCTATGATTTTCGTAACGGGTCTAATGATACAA gcAACATCACCATGGGCATATACATTTATTGCTATTCATCATAATATAACTTCAGATGTTGAAGATCCAACTATGCCAATGAAATATACTACTGGTTGGAAAGATGCATGTGcagtatttttttcctttttaataacaattgtaaTGCATGCTGTATTTCAAGATTATATCTTTGAT aaagtttCAAAGCGTTTACATCTTAGCAAAGTAAAACTTgctaaatttaatgaatccaGTCAACttgtcttattttatatattgtctaTTATATGGGGTATAGACATAATCATcag agaaaatttgttattaaatattatttcattatggaAGGAATATCCAATACCATTATCTTTTTCCTCAAAATTGTTCTTTATTGGACAACTTGCTTATTGGTTGCACTGTTATcctgaattatattttcaaagagtGAAGAAGGAAGATATACCACCTCGAATTATACAAGCAACTATTGGATTCCTTTCCATTCTTGCagcttatatttttaa tttccAGCAAGTAGGTATTTTACTATTAGTTCCACATTATATAGGAGATGTTATGCTTCATGGAGCTAGGCTTATTCATTTTGtaggcaaaaaagaaaaaataacaaaaa tgGCATTTCTTGTTGCAAATTCAACATACATTTTTGTACGCGTCGCAACACTAACTATTGCAATGTTAGTGTTTCTTTATGGTTTAAGTCAAATGGAAAGCGTATTTGATTATGctgttggaaattttaatattccaattataCGATTCACAGCTTTAAgctatattgttattttccaaatttatttatcttatatatttatttcgaaacaacTTAAACGCGCCCGAGAAAATGTAGTTCCTGTACAAACAACAGtgaaatcaaaacaaaaatcgaagaaaaaagaag gaaaaaaatCTATGATGTCTGAAGATGATGATTTACCAGAAGTTGATCAAGcaactaaaaaaaatcttagatCTCGTTCATCtgcaaaagtaaaataa